The window CCTTTATGAAGAGGTTGCCAACCTCGAAGACGACGAGATTTTCCCCTATTTCTTTAACATCGAACGTGCTGAACCAGCTATCCCAGGTTCGACGGTTCAGCTTTGCTTTCAGCGCCTCTATGATCTTTTCTTTCATGAGTGAGACCCCAATCTGTCTGAGAGAGTGAACGAGCACTATTATTATCTATCCAGCAGGTGGAGTGGATCAAGGAACAGAATTGTTTATGTTCTAAAAAACTTCCACTGGGGTGAGAGGGAAAAGAAAAGAGGCGGACCTCCGCCTCTTTTCACTCTTCAATGTGGATCGCACCTGTGGGGCAGCTGTCGGCAGCGTCACGTGCACAGCTCTCTTCCGTTTCCGGTTGAAGAACCTTTGCCTTGCCATCATCTGCAAGCTTGAAAACTTCGGGGCAAAGGCTCTCACAAACACCGCAGCCGATGCAAGCGGCTTCGTCAACCCTGACTCTCATTCCAAACACCTCCTGTGTTCTTCGAACCTAAGTCTTATTATAGTAGAAACACCACGAAGCGTAGTAAACTTCTTTGGGGAGGTGTCACCATGAAGAAGGTGGTGGTTTTGTTGATCTGTGTTCCTCTGTTCATCTTCGCCGTTTCCGCGAACGAGCGTTTGAGCTCAGCTTTAACCATTCTGAAGGAGCTGTCGAACATTCCAGACAGCGGGGCATTCGTTGAACTGCTGAGGCAGGCGGAAGGCATCGCGATCTTTCCAAGCTTGATCAAAGTGGGTTTCGTCATCGGTGGTCAGTACGGTGAAGGTTTCATGCTCAAGCGCAACGTTGATACTGGTAAATGGTACGGACCGGTATTTCTGAAACTCACAGGGCTGAGCCTTGGTGCACAGGTGGGGATTCAGAACGTTGGATTAGTTCTCGTGCTGATGAACGAACAAGCTGTGAAAAATCTGGTCTCAGGCAACATAACTCTCGGTGGCAGTGTGAGCATCGCAGCAGGTCCTATGGGTAGGTCTCTCTCTGCGGAAACGGATTACAAGCTCCAGGCGTCGATGTATTCGTATTCTGTGAGCAAAGGATTCTTTGCAGGTCTCTCTCTGCAAGGATCGGTCGTTCAGGTAGACAACGATGCCAACAAAGAATACTACGGTTCACTGTTGACCAGTGAAGAGATGCTGAAACGCGAACCTGCGACTAAAGAAGCGGTAGAACTGGTCAAGTTTCTCAACAGCTTGATTTACCTGCAACCTGGTGAATAACAGGATCTCGATCGGGAGGAATTGAGAGTTTGTTCCAGTTGGTGAGCGATTTTGAACCTACCGGTGATCAGCCGCAGGCCATAGAAAAACTCGTGGAAGGTGTACTCAAAGGTTACAGGTTCCAGACGCTCATAGGTGTCACTGGCAGTGGCAAGACGTTCACGATGGCCAACGTGATCGCGCGCTTGAACAGGCCGGCGCTGGTCATCTCGCCGAACAAGACTCTTGCCGCACAGCTTTACGGTGAGTTCAAGTCGTTCTTCCCAAACAACAAGGTCGAGTATTTCATCAGTTACTACGATTATTACCAGCCGGAGGCGTACGTGCCCTCGAAGGACCTCTACATAGAAAAGAATGCAGATATCAACGACGTTCTCGTGCGCATGAGGATGTCCACGTTCAAATCCGTGAGAACGCGCAGGGACGTCATCGTGGTGGCCAGCGTTTCCTGCATCTACGCTTCGGGTGATCCTACGGATTTTGACACGATGAACATCCAGCTGCACGTTGGTCAAAAAATCGAACCGTACGAAGTAGCACAGAAACTCGCAAGGATAGGTTACTCAAGGAGCAACGAGATCACTCTCAAGGGTTGTTTCAGGCTCACGGGAGACGTGCTGGAGATATATCCAACTT is drawn from Thermotoga sp. Ku-13t and contains these coding sequences:
- a CDS encoding lipid-binding SYLF domain-containing protein — protein: MKKVVVLLICVPLFIFAVSANERLSSALTILKELSNIPDSGAFVELLRQAEGIAIFPSLIKVGFVIGGQYGEGFMLKRNVDTGKWYGPVFLKLTGLSLGAQVGIQNVGLVLVLMNEQAVKNLVSGNITLGGSVSIAAGPMGRSLSAETDYKLQASMYSYSVSKGFFAGLSLQGSVVQVDNDANKEYYGSLLTSEEMLKREPATKEAVELVKFLNSLIYLQPGE
- a CDS encoding ferredoxin codes for the protein MRVRVDEAACIGCGVCESLCPEVFKLADDGKAKVLQPETEESCARDAADSCPTGAIHIEE